Proteins co-encoded in one Dyadobacter sp. CECT 9275 genomic window:
- the qatC gene encoding Qat anti-phage system QueC-like protein QatC has protein sequence MKKIKVEIPKYDLKSGILNIKLKEDKGDYSTVSVDYKTLLPFATSVNSEIRDFFFITCSVYGIDRFVNRKQHSVDGWSRELNISFPVSELKVWNNVKNDLEELFSFLTGDYWSISFYKSDFTNPEVELSIDFKEKYKQLNLFSGGLDSLIGAVDFLSTHPKDKILLASHYDPQMKGPLSDQNILLDKLKVKYTGLFEHTPSIKVTLSQTTAKRETTFRSRSILFIGIALLVSQGKEVSEIIVPENGSVSLNYPLSASRRTSCSTRTTHSFVLDKTNLVLSKLNIVSNISNPYEFMTKGEMVENCKDLQFLKQIIGSSNSCGKRGHRKTWTKRSATHCGVCMPCIYRQASLLNQIDKTTYGSHIDSLIPFKLKKTQDVGICLDFIKKNITKDDIKTELIVNGIKNINKLNKYVDVVWRTRIELSKWIDKNGNSVIKTKAGL, from the coding sequence ATGAAAAAAATTAAAGTAGAAATTCCTAAGTATGATTTAAAAAGTGGAATTCTAAATATAAAACTTAAAGAAGATAAAGGTGATTATTCTACAGTAAGTGTTGATTATAAAACATTATTGCCATTTGCAACTTCTGTGAATTCGGAAATTAGAGATTTCTTCTTTATAACATGTTCGGTTTATGGGATTGATCGATTTGTAAACCGAAAACAACATTCAGTTGATGGGTGGTCAAGAGAGCTAAATATATCATTCCCTGTTTCAGAACTAAAGGTTTGGAATAATGTCAAAAATGATTTGGAAGAACTTTTTTCTTTTCTGACTGGGGATTATTGGAGCATTAGTTTTTATAAATCTGATTTTACAAATCCGGAAGTTGAATTATCGATTGATTTTAAGGAAAAGTATAAGCAATTAAACCTATTTTCAGGAGGCTTAGATTCTTTGATTGGAGCAGTTGATTTTTTAAGCACTCATCCTAAAGACAAAATTCTTCTAGCATCTCACTATGATCCCCAAATGAAAGGTCCTTTAAGTGACCAAAATATTTTGTTGGATAAATTAAAAGTTAAATACACGGGGCTTTTTGAACATACACCTTCTATAAAAGTAACTTTATCTCAAACAACTGCAAAACGAGAGACAACCTTTAGAAGCCGTTCGATTTTATTCATTGGTATTGCACTTTTAGTTTCCCAAGGCAAGGAAGTTAGTGAAATTATTGTACCTGAAAATGGTTCGGTATCGCTGAATTATCCATTGAGTGCTTCAAGACGAACTTCTTGTAGTACGAGAACAACCCATTCATTTGTGTTAGATAAAACTAACTTGGTTCTAAGCAAACTAAATATTGTTAGTAACATTTCTAACCCATATGAATTTATGACAAAAGGTGAAATGGTTGAAAATTGCAAAGACTTACAATTTTTAAAACAAATAATTGGATCTTCAAACTCATGTGGAAAGAGAGGTCATAGAAAAACTTGGACAAAGCGTTCTGCAACTCATTGTGGCGTGTGCATGCCTTGTATTTATCGCCAAGCATCATTGTTAAATCAAATTGACAAAACAACTTATGGTAGCCATATAGATTCTTTAATACCTTTTAAACTGAAGAAAACTCAAGATGTAGGAATTTGCCTAGATTTTATTAAAAAAAATATAACCAAAGATGATATTAAAACAGAATTAATAGTTAATGGTATAAAGAATATCAATAAATTGAATAAATATGTTGATGTAGTATGGCGAACAAGGATTGAATTATCCAAATGGATTGACAAAAATGGTAATTCAGTCATAAAAACAAAAGCTGGGTTATAA
- the qatD gene encoding Qat anti-phage system TatD family nuclease QatD has protein sequence MLDTHCHIDLYKNPKVILDICENKGITVFSMTNLPSHFEMGLPFFQSKKYVRMALGMHPLYATLHKNEFSKFESYLSKTSYIGEIGLDFSKEGIETKDIQLASFNRILKLVSDKKKILSLHSRKAEKEVFELLIHYKIQNAIFHWYSGGLNLIKNISDEGYYFSINPAMIKSISGQKIISKIPKENVLTETDGPFINKGNEPLLPGEVEEVFEYLSKIWDIPIYEVQKIINMNFRRLISNLK, from the coding sequence ATGTTAGATACTCATTGTCACATAGATTTATATAAAAATCCTAAAGTTATTTTAGATATATGCGAAAACAAAGGTATTACCGTTTTTTCGATGACAAATTTACCCAGTCATTTTGAGATGGGGCTACCTTTTTTCCAATCAAAAAAATATGTAAGGATGGCTTTAGGAATGCATCCCTTATATGCTACCCTACATAAAAACGAGTTTTCAAAATTTGAATCATACCTGTCTAAAACTTCATATATTGGTGAAATTGGATTAGACTTTTCAAAAGAAGGTATTGAAACAAAAGATATTCAGCTAGCTTCATTTAATCGAATTTTAAAGTTGGTTTCTGATAAAAAGAAAATACTTAGTTTACATTCGAGAAAGGCAGAAAAGGAAGTTTTTGAATTATTAATACACTATAAAATTCAAAATGCAATTTTTCATTGGTATTCAGGAGGACTTAACTTAATTAAAAATATCTCAGATGAAGGTTATTATTTCTCCATTAATCCTGCGATGATAAAGTCAATATCTGGTCAAAAAATAATATCTAAAATACCAAAGGAAAATGTATTAACAGAAACGGATGGACCTTTTATTAACAAAGGAAATGAGCCTTTATTACCTGGCGAAGTTGAAGAAGTATTTGAGTATTTATCAAAAATTTGGGATATCCCTATTTATGAAGTTCAGAAGATTATAAATATGAATTTCAGAAGATTAATAAGTAATTTGAAATAA
- a CDS encoding SIR2 family protein, producing MTENIQLEYDAFLRSFKRNIDVPHSFLLGAGASISSGIQSAYDCIWEWKKDIYLSKNINSAEFYKNHKNESVRKSIQNWLDNQGQYPKLDSTEEYSFYAEKAYPIPDDRRKYFFSLIETKEPYIGYRLLCLLAEHNIAKSVWTTNFDGLIVRCAHQNKLTPIEITLDNSDRIYRNQSSKELLTIALHGDYKFSTLKNTEKELDNQDETFKDQFSTYHTDKNLIIIGYSGRDKSLMDAILKAFSKKGSGRLYWCGFGDQINQEVSDLIAQIRESGREAYYISTDGFDKTLIHLTKSAFEGNSAVEKQIQEALETSNDDEYSKTEFSLNFTKADKYIKSNLHPVTFPKEIFQFVIDYNNERPWTFLKELTKNTNICAVPFKGKVFAIGTLTDIDKTFKNHLKSEIKREHISKFDVENVSVFRSLMLKAILKYFASKYEIDTNFKDKIWLKNSDSKYGNINIHKALMLSFYFDKNRQFAYLAFVPTVYLTSIDEISKQQKQLLSKGKLEKLFNDKYDELLGFWNGILFPNQKLKFEFPENSGTGFEFQISSNTAYGEINVLDPNFRTYNPNNYNRNQTQFKGVQFLEPQLIFRNIATDIEFKDYHPMRGLVNNRPFDVNLNGVIYTNEVNLSVICGKLYAEKLFDFLSKIQIKHSTENINPDYLIDYPGFASAFNLPINIPTYESNEKWMDVDFRANNELQNHENALKLARLITSKIEQIANTQSQSTVVVFIPEEWQPFESYIYEGESFDLHDYIKAFSASKGIATQLIREDTLEDKLKCQIYWWLSLSFYVKSLRTPWILNSQEKNTAYAGIGYSISRIQNKSEVVIGCSHIYDSNGQGLKYRLSKIDNYFLDNRNNPYLSFKDAFQFGVSIRELFYQSLDKLPERVVIHKRTRFTEDEINGIKASLNKAGIKKIDLIEINYEVDARFVAMSVYQNNLQVDRFPISRGTCIVTNKHTALLWTHGIVPSVRQTNYKFYLGGRSIPAPIKIVKHYGESNINTIATEILGLTKMNWNSLDLYSKLPSTIDSSNQIARIGKLLSRFEGKTYDYRLFI from the coding sequence ATGACAGAAAATATACAACTTGAATACGACGCTTTTTTAAGGTCATTTAAAAGAAATATAGATGTACCTCATTCTTTTTTACTAGGTGCAGGAGCTTCAATTAGTTCTGGAATACAATCTGCTTACGATTGTATTTGGGAATGGAAAAAAGATATTTATCTATCAAAAAATATAAATTCTGCGGAGTTTTACAAAAATCACAAAAATGAATCTGTTAGGAAAAGTATCCAAAATTGGTTAGATAATCAAGGACAATATCCTAAGCTTGATTCTACTGAAGAATATTCTTTTTACGCAGAAAAAGCATATCCCATTCCTGACGATAGGCGAAAATATTTTTTCAGTCTAATTGAAACTAAGGAACCATATATAGGATATCGATTGCTTTGTCTTTTAGCAGAACATAATATTGCAAAATCTGTTTGGACCACAAATTTTGACGGATTGATTGTGCGTTGTGCCCATCAGAACAAATTGACACCAATAGAAATTACATTAGACAATTCAGATAGAATATATAGAAATCAAAGCAGTAAAGAATTATTAACTATTGCTTTGCACGGAGATTACAAATTTTCCACATTAAAAAACACTGAAAAAGAACTAGATAATCAGGATGAAACTTTTAAAGATCAATTTTCCACTTATCACACAGATAAAAATTTAATTATTATCGGATATAGTGGTAGAGATAAATCGCTAATGGATGCTATTTTAAAGGCTTTTTCAAAGAAAGGTTCTGGTAGATTATACTGGTGTGGATTTGGTGACCAAATTAATCAGGAAGTTTCCGATTTGATTGCACAAATTAGAGAATCTGGAAGAGAAGCCTATTACATATCAACGGACGGGTTTGACAAAACCTTAATACACTTAACTAAATCTGCATTTGAAGGAAATTCTGCTGTAGAAAAACAAATTCAAGAAGCTTTGGAAACTTCAAATGATGATGAATATTCCAAAACAGAGTTTAGCCTAAATTTTACAAAGGCCGATAAATACATTAAGAGCAACTTACACCCAGTTACTTTTCCAAAAGAAATCTTTCAATTTGTGATTGATTATAACAATGAAAGACCTTGGACATTTTTAAAAGAACTCACTAAAAACACAAATATTTGTGCTGTTCCTTTTAAAGGAAAAGTATTTGCAATCGGTACATTAACTGATATTGATAAGACTTTCAAAAATCATCTTAAATCAGAAATAAAAAGAGAGCATATTTCAAAGTTTGATGTTGAGAACGTTTCTGTATTTAGATCTTTAATGCTAAAAGCAATACTTAAATATTTTGCTAGTAAATACGAAATAGATACAAATTTTAAAGATAAAATATGGCTTAAAAATAGTGATAGTAAATACGGAAATATTAACATCCACAAAGCCTTAATGCTTTCATTTTATTTTGATAAGAACAGGCAGTTTGCATATTTAGCATTTGTACCAACAGTTTATTTAACATCTATAGATGAGATTTCAAAACAACAAAAACAATTACTAAGTAAGGGAAAACTTGAAAAACTTTTCAATGATAAGTATGATGAACTACTTGGTTTTTGGAATGGAATATTATTCCCAAATCAAAAATTAAAATTTGAATTTCCAGAAAACTCAGGAACAGGGTTTGAGTTCCAAATATCTTCAAATACGGCATATGGAGAAATTAATGTTTTAGATCCTAATTTCAGAACGTATAACCCGAATAATTATAACAGAAATCAAACACAGTTTAAAGGTGTTCAATTTTTAGAACCTCAACTCATATTTAGAAATATAGCTACCGATATTGAGTTTAAGGATTATCATCCAATGAGAGGGCTTGTAAATAACAGACCTTTTGATGTAAATCTTAATGGAGTTATTTATACTAATGAAGTTAATCTCTCGGTTATTTGTGGTAAATTATACGCAGAAAAGCTATTTGATTTTCTTTCCAAAATTCAGATCAAACATTCAACCGAAAATATTAATCCTGATTATTTAATTGATTATCCCGGTTTCGCATCAGCATTCAATTTACCGATCAATATACCTACCTATGAGAGTAACGAGAAATGGATGGATGTTGATTTTAGGGCAAATAATGAATTACAGAATCATGAAAATGCTCTAAAATTAGCTAGATTGATAACATCTAAAATTGAACAGATTGCTAACACACAAAGTCAAAGTACTGTTGTAGTATTTATTCCTGAAGAATGGCAACCTTTTGAAAGTTATATTTATGAAGGCGAGAGTTTTGATTTACACGATTATATCAAAGCATTTTCAGCTTCAAAAGGGATTGCAACACAATTGATAAGAGAAGATACATTAGAAGATAAATTAAAATGTCAGATTTATTGGTGGCTCTCTCTATCTTTTTATGTGAAATCTCTAAGAACCCCTTGGATTTTAAATAGTCAGGAAAAGAATACTGCTTACGCTGGAATTGGATATAGCATATCACGCATTCAAAATAAATCTGAAGTAGTGATCGGTTGTAGTCATATTTATGATTCAAACGGCCAAGGATTGAAGTACAGACTTTCAAAAATTGACAACTACTTTTTAGATAACCGCAACAATCCTTATCTTTCTTTCAAAGATGCGTTTCAGTTCGGCGTATCAATTAGAGAACTATTCTATCAATCACTTGATAAATTACCAGAACGAGTGGTTATTCATAAAAGAACTCGGTTTACAGAAGATGAAATCAACGGTATAAAAGCTAGCCTTAACAAAGCTGGAATAAAGAAAATCGACCTGATAGAAATTAACTATGAAGTAGATGCACGATTTGTGGCAATGAGTGTTTATCAAAACAACTTACAGGTTGATAGATTCCCAATATCAAGAGGAACTTGTATTGTTACAAATAAACATACTGCTCTTTTATGGACACACGGAATCGTTCCCTCTGTTAGACAGACTAATTATAAATTTTATCTAGGTGGGAGAAGTATTCCTGCCCCAATTAAAATTGTGAAACATTATGGGGAGTCAAATATAAATACCATAGCAACAGAAATTTTAGGGTTAACAAAAATGAACTGGAACTCACTTGATTTGTATTCTAAATTACCCTCAACAATTGACTCTTCAAATCAAATTGCCCGGATAGGAAAATTGCTTTCAAGATTTGAAGGTAAGACTTATGATTATAGGCTTTTTATATAA
- a CDS encoding DUF4134 domain-containing protein yields MKKQRKKVLLAAVAMLSGIGAFAQGNGTAGINEATQMVTSYFDPATQLIYAIGAVVGLIGGVKVYNKFSSGDPDTSKTAASWFGACIFLIVAATILRSFFL; encoded by the coding sequence ATGAAAAAACAAAGAAAAAAAGTATTGCTGGCAGCCGTGGCTATGCTGTCAGGAATTGGTGCTTTCGCACAGGGAAACGGTACAGCAGGTATCAACGAGGCTACCCAAATGGTAACCTCTTATTTCGACCCAGCAACCCAATTAATTTACGCCATCGGTGCGGTCGTCGGGTTAATCGGAGGTGTTAAGGTGTACAATAAATTCAGCTCAGGCGACCCCGACACATCGAAGACTGCGGCAAGCTGGTTCGGTGCGTGTATCTTCTTAATCGTAGCGGCTACCATCCTCCGTTCATTCTTCCTTTAA
- a CDS encoding DUF4133 domain-containing protein translates to MNNYNINKGIGRTVEFKGLKAQYLFIFAGGLLGTLIFVMILYMAGVNSYICLFLGAGGASLIVWQTFSLNRKYGEHGLMKIAANKRHPRYIICRKPIHRYLKFTPKSNVL, encoded by the coding sequence ATGAACAATTACAACATAAACAAAGGCATCGGGAGAACGGTGGAATTTAAAGGTTTGAAAGCGCAATACCTTTTCATCTTCGCTGGCGGACTACTCGGTACGCTCATCTTCGTGATGATACTGTATATGGCAGGCGTAAACTCTTACATCTGCCTGTTTCTCGGAGCAGGCGGTGCTTCGCTGATTGTGTGGCAGACCTTTTCGCTGAACAGGAAATATGGTGAACACGGATTAATGAAAATAGCCGCTAATAAAAGGCATCCCCGCTACATCATCTGCCGCAAGCCCATACACCGCTATTTAAAATTCACTCCTAAATCGAATGTCCTATGA
- a CDS encoding TraG family conjugative transposon ATPase, with amino-acid sequence MRNVAKTTTLENKFPLLAVENNCILSKDADITACFELRLPELFTVASAEYEAIHSAWHKAIKTLPDFTVIHKQDWYIKESYTPNLAIEDQSFLSKSYQRHFNERPFLNHYCYLFLTKTTKERMRMQSNFSSLCKGSLIPKEIRNKETIHRFMEAVAQFERIVNDSGFITLKRLTEDDIIGTDEKQGLLEQYLTLSREAGTPMQDIALGTEEVRIGNKRLSLHTLSDTDDLPGTVSADTRFEKLSTDRSDCRLSFAAPVGLLLNCNHIYNQYLFLDNSEANLQKFEKSARNMHSLARYSRANQINKEWIEKYLNEAHSFGLSSVRAHFNIMAWSDDAAELKQLKNDCGSALALMECKPRHNTTDVATLYWAGIPGNAGDFPAEESFYTFIEPALCFFTEETNYHNSPSPFGIKMADRLTGKPIHLDISDLPMKRGIITNRNKFILGPSGSGKSFFTNHMVRQYYEQGAHVLLVDTGNSYQGLCELIKGKTKGEDGVYFTYTEDNPIAFNPFYTDDGVFDIEKRESIKTLILTLWKRDDEPPTRSEEVALSNAVSGYIERIKQEDIYPSFNGFYEYVKGDYRKVLEEKQVREKDFDIANFLNVLEPYYKGGEYDYLLNSDKQLDLLSKRFIVFEIDAIKDHKILFPIVTIIIMEVFINKMRRLKGIRKLILIEEAWKAIAKEGMAEYIKYLFKTVRKFFGEAIVVTQEVDDIIQSPIVKESIINNSDCKILLDQRKYMNKFDDIQAMLGLTDKEKGQVLSINMNNDASRLYKEVWIGLGGTHSAVYATEVSLEEYLAYTTEETEKMEVMQLAAELDGNVELAIKHIAMQRRDKVNQ; translated from the coding sequence ATGAGAAACGTTGCAAAAACTACAACGCTGGAAAACAAATTTCCGTTGTTGGCAGTAGAAAACAACTGTATTCTTTCCAAAGATGCAGACATTACCGCCTGTTTTGAATTGCGTTTGCCGGAACTGTTTACGGTCGCTTCTGCGGAATATGAAGCCATTCATTCCGCTTGGCACAAGGCTATCAAGACCTTGCCTGATTTTACAGTTATTCACAAACAGGATTGGTATATTAAGGAAAGCTATACGCCCAATTTGGCAATCGAAGACCAGAGCTTTTTATCGAAGTCTTACCAACGTCATTTTAATGAGCGACCGTTCCTAAACCATTACTGCTACCTCTTTTTAACCAAGACAACTAAAGAGCGTATGCGTATGCAAAGTAATTTTTCATCGCTTTGCAAAGGTTCGCTGATACCAAAGGAAATCAGGAACAAGGAAACGATACACCGCTTTATGGAAGCGGTGGCACAGTTTGAACGTATCGTAAACGATAGCGGTTTCATAACCCTGAAACGTCTTACCGAAGATGACATTATCGGAACGGACGAAAAACAGGGATTATTGGAACAGTACCTTACGCTATCAAGGGAAGCTGGAACACCGATGCAGGACATCGCTCTCGGAACGGAAGAAGTCCGTATCGGGAACAAAAGGTTGAGCCTGCACACCTTGTCCGATACTGACGATTTACCCGGAACGGTATCGGCTGATACCCGTTTTGAAAAGCTATCTACCGACCGAAGTGATTGCCGTTTGTCATTCGCCGCACCTGTGGGCTTGTTGTTAAACTGCAACCACATTTACAACCAATATTTGTTTTTGGATAACAGCGAAGCCAATCTACAAAAGTTTGAGAAGTCCGCAAGGAATATGCACTCTTTGGCAAGGTATAGCCGTGCCAATCAGATTAACAAAGAGTGGATAGAAAAGTACCTGAACGAAGCCCACAGTTTTGGGCTATCTTCTGTTCGTGCGCACTTCAACATTATGGCGTGGTCGGATGATGCGGCAGAACTGAAACAGCTAAAAAATGATTGTGGTAGTGCTTTAGCATTGATGGAATGTAAACCCAGACACAACACTACCGATGTAGCAACATTGTACTGGGCAGGAATACCGGGTAATGCAGGTGATTTTCCCGCAGAGGAAAGTTTTTACACCTTTATCGAACCTGCATTATGCTTCTTCACGGAAGAAACCAATTACCACAATTCGCCTTCGCCATTCGGTATCAAAATGGCTGACCGCCTGACCGGAAAGCCTATCCATTTGGATATATCGGATTTGCCTATGAAGCGTGGCATAATCACAAACCGGAACAAGTTTATACTCGGTCCATCGGGAAGTGGTAAATCGTTCTTCACAAACCATATGGTTAGGCAGTATTACGAGCAAGGCGCTCACGTTTTGCTTGTGGACACCGGAAATTCTTATCAAGGTTTGTGCGAACTCATTAAAGGTAAAACCAAAGGCGAAGACGGTGTTTACTTTACTTATACAGAAGACAACCCAATTGCCTTTAATCCTTTCTATACCGATGATGGCGTATTCGATATTGAGAAGCGTGAAAGTATCAAGACTTTGATACTGACACTCTGGAAACGTGATGATGAACCACCAACCCGTTCAGAAGAAGTAGCATTATCGAATGCTGTATCAGGCTATATCGAGCGCATCAAACAGGAAGATATTTATCCATCATTCAATGGCTTCTATGAGTATGTAAAAGGCGATTACCGCAAGGTACTCGAAGAAAAACAGGTAAGGGAAAAAGACTTTGACATTGCCAATTTCCTTAACGTACTCGAACCCTACTACAAGGGCGGTGAGTATGATTATTTGCTCAATTCCGATAAGCAGTTAGACCTGCTTTCCAAACGCTTTATTGTCTTTGAAATTGATGCGATAAAAGACCATAAAATCCTCTTTCCCATAGTTACCATTATCATTATGGAAGTCTTCATTAACAAGATGCGTAGGCTGAAAGGTATTCGCAAACTCATCTTAATTGAAGAGGCTTGGAAAGCGATTGCCAAAGAAGGAATGGCAGAATACATCAAGTATCTCTTTAAGACCGTCCGCAAATTCTTCGGAGAAGCGATTGTCGTAACGCAAGAGGTCGATGATATTATCCAATCGCCTATCGTCAAAGAAAGTATCATCAATAACTCTGACTGTAAAATCCTTTTAGACCAACGAAAGTATATGAACAAGTTTGATGATATACAGGCGATGTTGGGGCTTACAGATAAGGAAAAAGGGCAGGTACTTTCTATCAATATGAACAACGATGCAAGCCGACTTTACAAAGAGGTTTGGATAGGCTTAGGTGGTACGCACTCGGCAGTCTATGCCACCGAAGTTAGTTTGGAGGAATACCTTGCTTACACCACCGAAGAAACCGAAAAAATGGAAGTGATGCAGCTTGCTGCTGAACTGGACGGCAATGTAGAACTCGCCATTAAGCATATCGCAATGCAAAGGCGGGACAAAGTAAATCAATAG
- a CDS encoding DUF4141 domain-containing protein, which yields MKKVLYLVCTALMLAVAPSAKAQFVVTDPANLASGIINSANEIIQTSSTVSNVVKNFNEVKKVYDQGKEYYDKLKAINNLVKDARKVQQTVLLVGDVSEIYVQNFGKMMNDPNFTPQELVAIGNGYSALLNESTELLKELKQIITSSSLSLNDKERMDIIDRVYKEVKDYHSLVRYYTNKNISVSYLRAKKKNDAQRVLELYGTSNQKYW from the coding sequence ATGAAAAAAGTATTGTATCTGGTGTGTACGGCACTAATGCTCGCCGTAGCACCGTCAGCGAAAGCTCAATTTGTAGTAACTGACCCTGCAAATCTGGCATCAGGAATTATCAACAGTGCGAACGAAATCATACAGACTTCTTCCACCGTGAGCAATGTCGTAAAGAACTTCAACGAAGTGAAAAAAGTGTACGATCAGGGCAAGGAATATTACGACAAGCTAAAAGCTATCAACAACCTTGTGAAAGATGCCCGTAAAGTACAGCAAACCGTATTGTTGGTAGGCGATGTGTCCGAAATATATGTTCAGAACTTTGGAAAAATGATGAACGATCCCAATTTCACACCACAGGAATTGGTTGCAATCGGCAATGGTTATTCGGCACTGCTCAATGAAAGTACCGAACTGCTGAAAGAATTGAAGCAAATTATAACCTCTTCAAGCCTTTCGCTAAACGACAAAGAGCGTATGGATATTATTGATCGTGTGTACAAAGAGGTAAAGGATTACCACAGCCTTGTACGCTACTACACTAATAAGAACATTTCTGTAAGCTACCTAAGAGCGAAAAAGAAAAACGACGCACAGAGAGTTCTTGAACTCTACGGAACTTCTAACCAAAAATACTGGTAA
- the traJ gene encoding conjugative transposon protein TraJ, producing MEWDNLHELLRSLYDDMMPLAGDMAAVAKGLAGLGALFYVALKVWQALSRAEPIDVFPLLRPFALGLCIMFFPTIVLGTINAVLSPVVTGTHAILEDQVLDLNQLQQQKDQLEYEAMVRNPETAYMASDEEFDKKLDELGWSPSDVGTMAGMYMDRQAYKIEKAIKDWFRNLLEILFQAAALVIDTIRTFFLIVLSILGPIAFAISVWDGFQSTLTQWITRYVSVYLWLPVSDLFSSMLARIQSLILERDIAMLADPTYIPDTSNTVYIIFMIIGIVGYFTIPTVTGWVIQAGGAGNFTRNVNQTAMKAGNLAGAGAGSTVGNIGGKLMNK from the coding sequence ATGGAATGGGATAATCTTCACGAACTCCTTCGTTCACTTTACGACGATATGATGCCGCTTGCAGGTGATATGGCGGCTGTGGCTAAAGGATTGGCGGGATTGGGTGCGTTGTTCTATGTAGCATTAAAGGTTTGGCAGGCTTTAAGCCGAGCCGAGCCTATCGATGTGTTTCCGTTACTGCGTCCATTCGCTCTGGGTCTTTGTATAATGTTCTTTCCAACCATCGTGTTGGGAACCATTAATGCAGTATTAAGCCCGGTAGTTACAGGAACTCACGCCATACTCGAAGACCAGGTGCTTGACCTCAACCAACTCCAGCAACAGAAAGACCAATTGGAATACGAAGCAATGGTACGAAATCCCGAAACCGCCTATATGGCATCAGACGAAGAGTTTGATAAAAAGCTGGATGAATTGGGCTGGTCGCCATCGGACGTTGGTACAATGGCAGGAATGTATATGGACAGGCAAGCCTACAAGATAGAGAAAGCAATAAAGGATTGGTTTCGCAATTTATTGGAAATACTCTTTCAGGCGGCGGCTTTAGTTATTGATACCATACGAACATTTTTCCTGATAGTCCTTTCGATACTGGGGCCAATAGCTTTTGCTATTTCCGTTTGGGACGGATTTCAGTCCACGCTCACACAGTGGATCACGAGATATGTCAGCGTATATCTCTGGCTTCCTGTTTCCGATTTGTTCAGCTCGATGCTGGCAAGAATACAATCCCTCATACTGGAAAGGGATATAGCAATGCTTGCCGACCCGACCTACATACCCGATACGAGCAATACGGTGTACATCATCTTTATGATTATCGGTATCGTTGGCTACTTCACAATTCCAACAGTAACAGGTTGGGTAATCCAAGCCGGAGGTGCAGGAAACTTTACTCGTAATGTAAATCAAACAGCGATGAAGGCAGGAAACCTTGCGGGTGCTGGTGCAGGATCTACAGTAGGAAACATCGGCGGTAAACTGATGAATAAATAA
- the traK gene encoding conjugative transposon protein TraK, protein MEFKTLRNIENSFRQIRLYAIVFAVLCIGVVGYAVWQSYRFAEEQRQKIYVLDNGKSLMLALSQDASINRPVEAREHVRRFHELFFTLAPDKNAIESNMSRAFNLADKSAFDYYKDLSEKGYYSRIISGNVQQRIEVDSVVCNFDTHPYAVRTYAKQFIIRSSNVTRRNLITSCYLVNSVRSDNNPQGFNIEKFAVVENRDIEVIER, encoded by the coding sequence ATGGAATTTAAAACGCTAAGAAATATCGAAAACAGCTTTAGGCAGATAAGACTATATGCCATTGTGTTTGCGGTTCTCTGTATTGGCGTGGTAGGATATGCCGTATGGCAGTCCTACCGCTTTGCAGAAGAACAACGCCAAAAAATCTATGTATTGGATAACGGCAAATCTTTGATGCTTGCCTTATCGCAAGATGCAAGTATCAACCGACCTGTGGAAGCAAGGGAACACGTCAGACGTTTTCACGAGCTGTTTTTTACACTTGCTCCCGACAAAAACGCTATAGAAAGCAATATGAGCAGGGCATTCAATCTTGCCGACAAAAGTGCCTTCGACTACTATAAAGACTTGTCAGAAAAAGGCTATTACAGTCGTATTATATCAGGAAACGTACAGCAACGCATCGAAGTAGATAGTGTGGTCTGCAATTTCGATACCCATCCTTATGCGGTACGAACCTATGCAAAACAATTCATCATTCGGTCAAGCAATGTAACCAGACGTAACTTAATTACTTCCTGCTACCTAGTCAACTCCGTTCGCTCTGACAACAACCCACAAGGCTTCAATATCGAAAAATTTGCAGTCGTGGAAAACAGGGATATAGAAGTCATCGAACGCTAA